In the Sarcophilus harrisii chromosome 1, mSarHar1.11, whole genome shotgun sequence genome, one interval contains:
- the PAQR4 gene encoding progestin and adipoQ receptor family member 4 isoform X1, whose translation MAFLSGPRLLDWASSPPHLQFNKFVLTGYRPASSGSGCLRSLFYLHNELGNIYTHGLALLGFLVLLPLTMPWGQLGGGGWLGGTHCVACLAPPAGSVLYHLFMCHRGGSPVYARLLALDMCGVCLVNTLGALPIIHCTLACRPWLRPAALVGYTLLSGLAGWRALTAPSTSARLRAFGWQAGARLLVFGARGMGLGAGAPGSLPCYLRMDALALLGGLVNVARLPERWGPGRFDYWGNSHQIMHLLSVGSILQLHAGVVPDLLWAARHACPTD comes from the exons ATGGCGTTCCTCTCGGGCCCGCGGTTGCTGGACTGGGCCAGCTCGCCCCCACACCTGCAATTCAACAAGTTCGTCCTGACGGGCTACCGGCCGGCCAGTAGCGGCTCTGGCTGCCTGCGCAGCCTCTTCTACCTGCACAACGAGTTAGGCAACATCTACACCCACG GCTTGGCCCTCCTGGGTTTCCTGGTGCTGCTGCCCCTGACCATGCCCTGGGGACAGCTGGGAGGGGGCGGCTGGCTGGGGGGAACACACTGTGTGGCCTGCCTGGCGCCCCCTGCAGGCTCTGTGCTCTACCACCTCTTCATGTGCCACCGTGGGGGTAGCCCTGTCTACGCCCGGCTCCTTGCCCTCGACATGTGTGGGGTCTGCCTCGTCAACACCCTCG GAGCCCTGCCCATCATCCATTGCACCCTGGCGTGTCGGCCTTGGCTGCGTCCAGCAGCCCTGGTGGGCTATACTCTCTTATCTGGGTTGGCAGGCTGGCGAGCCCTCACTGCCCCCTCAACTAGTGCCCGGCTTCGGGCCTTTGGCTGGCAGGCAGGAGCACGACTGCTGGTGTTTGGGGCTCGAGGGATGGGGCTGGGAGCAGGAGCCCCAGGATCCCTGCCCTGCTATCTTCGAATGGACGCATTAGCGTTGCTGGGGGGGCTAGTGAATGTGGCCCGGCTGCCTGAACGCTGGGGGCCTGGCCGCTTTGACTACTGGGGTAATTCCCATCAAATCATGCATCTGCTCAGTGTTGGCTCCATTCTACAACTGCATGCTGGTGTTGTACCTGATCTGCTCTGGGCTGCCCGCCATGCGTGTCCTACGGACTGA
- the PAQR4 gene encoding progestin and adipoQ receptor family member 4 isoform X2 yields MAFLSGPRLLDWASSPPHLQFNKFVLTGYRPASSGSGCLRSLFYLHNELGNIYTHGALPIIHCTLACRPWLRPAALVGYTLLSGLAGWRALTAPSTSARLRAFGWQAGARLLVFGARGMGLGAGAPGSLPCYLRMDALALLGGLVNVARLPERWGPGRFDYWGNSHQIMHLLSVGSILQLHAGVVPDLLWAARHACPTD; encoded by the exons ATGGCGTTCCTCTCGGGCCCGCGGTTGCTGGACTGGGCCAGCTCGCCCCCACACCTGCAATTCAACAAGTTCGTCCTGACGGGCTACCGGCCGGCCAGTAGCGGCTCTGGCTGCCTGCGCAGCCTCTTCTACCTGCACAACGAGTTAGGCAACATCTACACCCACG GAGCCCTGCCCATCATCCATTGCACCCTGGCGTGTCGGCCTTGGCTGCGTCCAGCAGCCCTGGTGGGCTATACTCTCTTATCTGGGTTGGCAGGCTGGCGAGCCCTCACTGCCCCCTCAACTAGTGCCCGGCTTCGGGCCTTTGGCTGGCAGGCAGGAGCACGACTGCTGGTGTTTGGGGCTCGAGGGATGGGGCTGGGAGCAGGAGCCCCAGGATCCCTGCCCTGCTATCTTCGAATGGACGCATTAGCGTTGCTGGGGGGGCTAGTGAATGTGGCCCGGCTGCCTGAACGCTGGGGGCCTGGCCGCTTTGACTACTGGGGTAATTCCCATCAAATCATGCATCTGCTCAGTGTTGGCTCCATTCTACAACTGCATGCTGGTGTTGTACCTGATCTGCTCTGGGCTGCCCGCCATGCGTGTCCTACGGACTGA